Proteins from a single region of Streptomyces spectabilis:
- a CDS encoding DNA-directed RNA polymerase subunit beta' yields the protein MLDVNFFDELRIGLATADDIRQWSHGEVKKPETINYRTLKPEKDGLFCEKIFGPTRDWECYCGKYKRVRFKGIICERCGVEVTRAKVRRERMGHIELAAPVTHIWYFKGVPSRLGYLLDLAPKDLEKVIYFAAYMITFVDEERRTRDLPSLEAHVSVERQQIENRRDADLEGRAKKLETDLAELEAEGAKADVRRKVREGAEREMKQLRDRAQREIDRLDEVWSRFKNLKVQDLEGDELLYRELRDRFGTYFDGSMGAAALQKRLESFDLDEEAERLREIIRTGKGQKKTRALKRLKVVSAFLQTSNSPKGMVLDCVPVIPPDLRPMVQLDGGRFATSDLNDLYRRVINRNNRLKRLLDLGAPEIIVNNEKRMLQEAVDALFDNGRRGRPVTGPGNRPLKSLSDMLKGKQGRFRQNLLGKRVDYSARSVIVVGPQLKLHQCGLPKAMALELFKPFVMKRLVDLNHAQNIKSAKRMVERGRTVVYDVLEEVIAEHPVLLNRAPTLHRLGIQAFEPQLVEGKAIQIHPLVCTAFNADFDGDQMAVHLPLSAEAQAEARILMLSSNNILKPADGRPVTMPTQDMVLGLFFLTTDGELRDVKGEGRAFGSTAEAIMAFDAGELALQSSVDIRFPVGTIPPRGWVPPVAEEGEQEYQQGDSFRLRTSLGRALFNELLPEDYPFVDYSVGKKQLSEIVNDLAERYPKVIVAATLDNLKAAGFYWATRSGVTVAISDVVVPEAKKEIVAGYEAQDEKVQKQYERGLITKEERTQELIAIWTKATNEVAEAMNANFPKTNPIFMMVDSGARGNMMQMRQIAGMRGLVSNAKNETIPRPIKASFREGLSVLEYFISTHGARKGLADTALRTADSGYLTRRLVDVSQDVIIREEDCGTERGLKLKIAIRGEDGVLRKTENVETSVYARMLAEDVVIDGKVIAPANVDLGDVLIDALVANSVEEVKTRSVLTCESAVGTCAFCYGRSLATGKLVDIGEAVGIIAAQSIGEPGTQLTMRTFHTGGVAGDDITQGLPRVVELFEARTPKGVAPISEAAGRVRIEETEKTKKLVVTPDDGSDETAFPISKRARLLVGEGDHVEVGQKLTVGATNPHDVLRILGQRAVQVHLVGEVQKVYNSQGVSIHDKHIEIIIRQMLRRVTIIESGDAELLPGELVERSKFETENRRVVTEGGHPASGRPQLMGITKASLATESWLSAASFQETTRVLTDAAINAKSDSLIGLKENVIIGKLIPAGTGLSRYRNIRVEPTEEAKAAMYSAVGYDDIDYSPFGTGSGQAVPLEDYDYGPYNQ from the coding sequence GTGCTCGACGTCAACTTCTTCGATGAGCTCCGGATCGGTCTGGCCACCGCTGACGACATCCGTCAGTGGAGCCACGGCGAGGTCAAGAAGCCCGAGACCATCAACTACCGCACCCTCAAGCCCGAAAAGGACGGACTCTTCTGCGAGAAGATCTTCGGTCCGACCCGGGACTGGGAGTGCTACTGCGGTAAGTACAAGCGTGTCCGCTTCAAGGGCATCATCTGCGAGCGCTGCGGCGTCGAGGTCACTCGCGCCAAGGTGCGTCGTGAGCGGATGGGCCACATCGAGCTGGCCGCGCCCGTCACGCACATCTGGTACTTCAAGGGTGTCCCGTCGCGCCTGGGCTACCTGCTCGACCTCGCGCCGAAGGACCTCGAGAAGGTCATCTACTTCGCCGCGTACATGATCACGTTCGTGGACGAGGAGCGCCGCACGCGCGATCTGCCCTCCCTGGAGGCGCACGTCTCCGTGGAGCGTCAGCAGATCGAGAACCGCCGCGACGCCGACCTCGAAGGCCGCGCCAAGAAGCTCGAGACCGACCTGGCCGAGCTGGAGGCCGAGGGCGCCAAGGCCGACGTGCGCCGCAAGGTGCGCGAGGGCGCCGAGCGCGAGATGAAGCAGCTGCGCGACCGCGCGCAGCGCGAGATCGACCGTCTGGACGAGGTCTGGTCGCGCTTCAAGAACCTCAAGGTCCAGGACCTCGAGGGCGACGAGCTGCTCTACCGCGAGCTGCGTGACCGCTTCGGCACGTACTTCGACGGCTCGATGGGTGCCGCGGCGCTGCAGAAGCGCCTGGAGTCCTTCGACCTCGACGAGGAGGCCGAGCGCCTCCGCGAGATCATCCGCACCGGCAAGGGCCAGAAGAAGACCCGTGCGCTCAAGCGCCTCAAGGTCGTCTCCGCGTTCCTGCAGACCTCGAACAGCCCCAAGGGCATGGTTCTGGACTGCGTGCCGGTCATCCCGCCGGACCTGCGTCCGATGGTGCAGCTGGACGGTGGCCGCTTCGCGACCTCCGACCTGAACGACCTGTACCGCCGCGTGATCAACCGCAACAACCGCCTGAAGCGCCTTCTCGACCTCGGTGCGCCCGAGATCATCGTGAACAACGAGAAGCGCATGCTCCAGGAGGCCGTCGACGCGCTGTTCGACAACGGCCGTCGTGGTCGCCCGGTCACCGGTCCCGGCAACCGCCCCCTGAAGTCCCTCAGCGACATGCTGAAGGGCAAGCAGGGTCGCTTCCGTCAGAACCTCCTCGGCAAGCGCGTGGACTACTCCGCGCGTTCCGTGATCGTCGTGGGTCCGCAGCTGAAGCTGCACCAGTGCGGTCTGCCCAAGGCCATGGCCCTGGAGCTCTTCAAGCCGTTCGTGATGAAGCGCCTGGTCGACCTGAACCACGCGCAGAACATCAAGAGCGCCAAGCGGATGGTCGAGCGCGGCCGCACGGTCGTGTACGACGTCCTCGAAGAGGTCATCGCCGAGCACCCGGTGCTGCTGAACCGTGCGCCGACGCTGCACCGCCTCGGCATCCAGGCCTTCGAGCCGCAGCTGGTCGAGGGCAAGGCCATCCAGATCCACCCGCTCGTCTGCACCGCGTTCAACGCGGACTTCGACGGTGACCAGATGGCCGTGCACCTGCCGCTCTCCGCGGAGGCGCAGGCCGAGGCCCGCATCCTGATGCTGTCCTCGAACAACATCCTCAAGCCCGCCGACGGCCGTCCGGTGACGATGCCGACGCAGGACATGGTCCTGGGTCTGTTCTTCCTCACCACCGACGGTGAGCTGCGTGACGTCAAGGGCGAGGGCCGTGCGTTCGGCTCCACCGCCGAGGCGATCATGGCGTTCGACGCGGGCGAGCTCGCGCTCCAGTCGTCCGTCGACATCCGCTTCCCGGTGGGCACCATCCCGCCGCGTGGCTGGGTGCCGCCGGTCGCCGAGGAGGGCGAGCAGGAGTACCAGCAGGGCGACAGCTTCCGGCTTCGCACCTCCCTGGGCCGTGCGCTCTTCAACGAGCTGCTGCCCGAGGACTACCCGTTCGTCGACTACTCCGTCGGCAAGAAGCAGCTCTCCGAGATCGTCAACGACCTCGCCGAGCGCTACCCCAAGGTCATCGTGGCGGCGACGCTCGACAACCTGAAGGCGGCGGGCTTCTACTGGGCGACCCGTTCCGGCGTCACCGTGGCCATCTCCGACGTCGTGGTCCCCGAGGCCAAGAAGGAGATCGTCGCGGGCTACGAGGCCCAGGACGAGAAGGTCCAGAAGCAGTACGAGCGCGGTCTGATCACCAAGGAAGAGCGCACGCAGGAGCTCATCGCGATCTGGACCAAGGCGACCAACGAGGTCGCCGAGGCGATGAACGCGAACTTCCCCAAGACCAACCCCATCTTCATGATGGTTGACTCGGGTGCCCGAGGAAACATGATGCAGATGCGGCAGATCGCCGGTATGCGTGGTCTGGTGTCGAACGCGAAGAACGAGACCATCCCGCGTCCGATCAAGGCCTCCTTCCGTGAGGGCCTCTCCGTGCTCGAGTACTTCATCTCGACCCACGGTGCCCGTAAGGGTCTGGCGGACACGGCCCTTCGTACCGCCGACTCCGGTTACCTCACCCGTCGTCTGGTCGACGTCTCCCAGGACGTGATCATTCGCGAGGAGGACTGTGGCACCGAGCGCGGTCTGAAGCTGAAGATCGCGATCCGCGGCGAGGACGGCGTGCTCCGCAAGACGGAGAACGTCGAGACGTCCGTGTACGCCCGCATGCTGGCCGAGGACGTCGTCATCGACGGCAAGGTCATCGCGCCGGCCAACGTCGACCTCGGTGACGTCCTGATCGACGCCCTGGTCGCCAACAGCGTCGAGGAGGTCAAGACCCGCTCGGTCCTGACCTGTGAGTCGGCGGTCGGCACCTGTGCCTTCTGCTACGGCCGCTCGCTCGCCACCGGCAAGCTGGTCGACATCGGTGAGGCGGTCGGCATCATCGCCGCCCAGTCCATCGGTGAGCCCGGTACCCAGCTGACGATGCGTACCTTCCACACCGGTGGTGTGGCCGGTGACGACATCACCCAGGGTCTGCCCCGTGTCGTCGAGCTCTTCGAGGCCCGTACGCCGAAGGGTGTCGCCCCGATCTCCGAGGCCGCGGGCCGGGTCCGCATCGAGGAGACCGAGAAGACCAAGAAGCTCGTCGTCACCCCGGACGACGGCAGCGACGAGACGGCGTTCCCGATCTCGAAGCGTGCCCGTCTCCTGGTGGGCGAGGGCGACCACGTCGAGGTGGGCCAGAAGCTCACCGTGGGTGCCACCAACCCGCACGACGTGCTCCGGATCCTCGGCCAGCGCGCCGTCCAGGTCCACCTGGTCGGCGAGGTCCAGAAGGTCTACAACTCGCAGGGCGTGTCGATCCACGACAAGCACATCGAGATCATCATCCGGCAGATGCTCCGCCGCGTGACGATCATCGAGTCCGGCGACGCGGAGCTGCTTCCGGGCGAGCTCGTCGAGCGCTCGAAGTTCGAGACCGAGAACCGTCGTGTGGTCACCGAGGGCGGTCACCCCGCCTCCGGCCGTCCGCAGCTGATGGGTATCACCAAGGCCTCGCTCGCGACGGAGTCCTGGCTGTCGGCCGCCTCCTTCCAGGAGACGACCCGAGTCCTGACGGATGCGGCGATCAACGCCAAGTCCGACAGCCTCATCGGCCTCAAGGAGAACGTCATCATCGGTAAGCTCATCCCGGCCGGTACGGGCCTGTCCCGTTACCGCAACATCCGGGTCGAGCCGACCGAGGAGGCCAAGGCCGCGATGTACTCGGCCGTCGGCTACGACGACATCGACTACTCGCCGTTCGGCACGGGCTCCGGCCAGGCCGTTCCGCTGGAGGACTACGACTACGGTCCCTACAACCAGTAG
- a CDS encoding DUF1707 and DUF4190 domain-containing protein: MTNPSWQPAPWPGQQGQPSMLAGHSDRERAVDVLRAGFAEGRLQQDEYERRVERAYQARTVGELGLLVADLPQGPSGFPQGPPAVPTFMAAPPVNGKATAAMVCGIATFFTFGASGVPAVVLGHIARAEIRRTHEGGDGQAVAGLALGWLSIVGWALLLLLVVAASGG, encoded by the coding sequence GTGACGAATCCGTCGTGGCAGCCGGCGCCGTGGCCGGGGCAGCAGGGGCAGCCGTCGATGCTCGCGGGCCACTCCGACCGGGAGCGCGCGGTCGATGTGCTGCGCGCGGGCTTCGCCGAGGGCCGCCTCCAGCAGGACGAGTACGAGCGCCGCGTGGAGCGGGCGTATCAGGCTCGTACGGTGGGGGAGCTCGGTCTGCTCGTCGCCGACCTGCCGCAGGGCCCTTCGGGCTTTCCGCAGGGCCCGCCCGCGGTGCCCACCTTCATGGCCGCGCCGCCCGTGAACGGCAAGGCCACCGCCGCCATGGTCTGCGGCATCGCGACATTTTTCACATTCGGCGCCTCGGGCGTGCCCGCCGTGGTGCTCGGCCACATCGCCCGTGCCGAGATCCGCCGCACCCACGAGGGCGGCGACGGCCAGGCGGTGGCGGGCCTGGCCCTCGGCTGGCTGTCGATCGTGGGGTGGGCGCTGCTCCTCCTCCTGGTCGTGGCGGCGTCCGGGGGATAG
- the rpsL gene encoding 30S ribosomal protein S12 has product MPTIQQLVRKGRQDKVEKNKTPALEGSPQRRGVCTRVFTTTPKKPNSALRKVARVRLTSGIEVTAYIPGEGHNLQEHSIVLVRGGRVKDLPGVRYKIIRGSLDTQGVKNRKQARSRYGAKKEK; this is encoded by the coding sequence GTGCCTACGATCCAGCAGCTGGTCCGGAAGGGCCGGCAGGACAAGGTCGAGAAGAACAAGACGCCCGCACTCGAGGGTTCGCCCCAGCGCCGCGGCGTCTGCACGCGTGTGTTCACGACCACCCCGAAGAAGCCGAACTCGGCCCTCCGTAAGGTCGCGCGTGTGCGTCTGACCTCCGGCATCGAGGTCACGGCCTACATTCCGGGTGAGGGACACAACCTGCAGGAGCACTCCATCGTGCTCGTGCGTGGTGGCCGTGTGAAGGACCTGCCGGGTGTTCGCTACAAGATCATCCGCGGCTCCCTTGACACCCAGGGCGTCAAGAACCGCAAGCAGGCCCGCAGCCGCTACGGCGCCAAGAAGGAGAAGTAA
- the rpsG gene encoding 30S ribosomal protein S7: MPRKGPAPKRPVIIDPVYGSPLVTSLINKVLLNGKRSTAERIVYGAMEGLREKTGNDPVITLKRALENIKPTLEVKSRRVGGATYQVPIEVKPGRANTLALRWLVGYSRARREKTMTERLLNELLDASNGLGAAVKKREDTHKMAESNKAFAHYRW, from the coding sequence ATGCCTCGTAAGGGCCCCGCCCCGAAGCGCCCGGTCATCATCGACCCGGTCTACGGCTCTCCTCTGGTGACCTCCCTCATCAACAAGGTGCTGCTGAACGGCAAGCGCTCCACCGCCGAGCGCATTGTGTACGGCGCCATGGAGGGTCTGCGTGAGAAGACCGGCAACGACCCGGTCATCACGCTGAAGCGCGCGCTGGAGAACATCAAGCCGACCCTCGAGGTCAAGTCCCGCCGCGTCGGTGGTGCGACCTACCAGGTGCCGATCGAGGTCAAGCCCGGTCGCGCCAACACGCTGGCCCTGCGCTGGCTGGTGGGCTACTCCCGCGCCCGTCGCGAGAAGACCATGACCGAGCGCCTGCTCAACGAGCTCCTCGACGCCTCCAACGGCCTCGGTGCCGCTGTGAAGAAGCGCGAGGACACCCACAAGATGGCCGAGTCCAACAAGGCCTTCGCGCACTACCGCTGGTAG
- the fusA gene encoding elongation factor G, with the protein MATTSLDLAKVRNIGIMAHIDAGKTTTTERILFYTGVSYKIGEVHDGAATMDWMEQEQERGITITSAATTCHWPLNDVDHTINIIDTPGHVDFTVEVERSLRVLDGAVTVFDGVAGVEPQSETVWRQADRYGVPRICFVNKLDRTGAEFHRCVDMIVDRLGATPIVMQLPIGAEADFKGVVDLVTMKAFVWSAETKMGEAYDIVDIPATHTEAADEWRGKLLEAVAENDEQMMELYLEGQEPTEEQLYAAIRRITIASGKGGDTTVTPVFCGTAFKNKGVQPLLDAVVRYLPSPLDVEAIEGHGVKDPDEVVKRKPSDDEPLSALAFKIASDPHLGKLTFVRIYSGRLDSGTAVLNSVKGKKERIGKIYRMHANKREEIESVGAGDIVAVMGLKQTTTGETLCDDKAPVILESMDFPAPVIQVAIEPKSKGDQEKLGVAIQRLSEEDPSFQVHSDEETGQTIIGGMGELHLEVLVDRMKREFRVEANVGKPQVAYRETIRRAVERVDYTHKKQTGGTGQFAKVQIAIEPIVDGDASYEFVNKVTGGRIPREYIPSVDAGAQEAMQFGILAGYEMTGVRVTLLDGAYHEVDSSELAFKIAGSQAFKEAARQAKPVLLEPMMAVEVTTPEDYMGDVIGDINSRRGQIQAMEERSGARVVKGLVPLSEMFGYVGDLRSKTSGRASYSMQFDSYAEVPRNVAEEIIAKAKGE; encoded by the coding sequence ATGGCTACCACTTCACTTGACCTGGCCAAGGTGCGCAACATCGGCATCATGGCTCACATCGACGCGGGCAAGACGACGACCACCGAGCGGATCCTGTTCTACACCGGTGTCTCGTACAAGATCGGTGAGGTCCACGACGGTGCCGCCACGATGGACTGGATGGAGCAGGAGCAGGAGCGTGGCATCACGATCACCTCTGCTGCCACCACCTGTCACTGGCCGCTGAACGACGTCGATCACACGATCAACATCATCGACACCCCGGGCCACGTCGACTTCACCGTCGAGGTGGAGCGCTCGCTGCGCGTGCTCGACGGTGCCGTGACGGTGTTCGACGGCGTCGCCGGTGTTGAGCCCCAGTCCGAGACCGTGTGGCGTCAGGCGGACCGCTACGGCGTCCCGCGTATCTGCTTCGTCAACAAGCTCGACCGCACGGGTGCCGAGTTCCACCGCTGCGTCGACATGATCGTCGACCGCCTCGGTGCGACCCCCATCGTCATGCAGCTGCCCATCGGCGCAGAGGCTGACTTCAAGGGCGTCGTCGACCTCGTCACCATGAAGGCCTTCGTCTGGTCCGCCGAGACCAAGATGGGCGAGGCCTACGACATCGTCGACATCCCGGCCACGCACACCGAGGCTGCCGACGAGTGGCGCGGCAAGCTCCTCGAGGCCGTCGCCGAGAACGACGAGCAGATGATGGAGCTGTACCTCGAGGGCCAGGAGCCCACCGAGGAGCAGCTGTACGCGGCGATCCGTCGCATCACCATCGCCTCCGGCAAGGGCGGCGACACCACCGTCACCCCCGTGTTCTGCGGCACCGCGTTCAAGAACAAGGGCGTTCAGCCCCTGCTCGACGCCGTCGTGCGCTACCTCCCCTCCCCCCTGGACGTCGAGGCCATCGAGGGCCACGGCGTGAAGGACCCGGATGAGGTCGTCAAGCGCAAGCCGTCCGACGACGAGCCGCTGTCGGCCCTCGCGTTCAAGATCGCGAGCGACCCGCACCTCGGCAAGCTCACCTTCGTCCGGATCTACTCCGGTCGCCTTGACTCCGGCACCGCCGTGCTGAACTCCGTCAAGGGCAAGAAGGAGCGCATCGGCAAGATCTACCGTATGCACGCGAACAAGCGTGAGGAGATCGAGTCGGTGGGCGCCGGTGACATCGTCGCCGTCATGGGTCTGAAGCAGACCACCACGGGCGAGACGCTCTGTGACGACAAGGCCCCGGTCATCCTGGAGTCCATGGACTTCCCGGCCCCGGTCATCCAGGTCGCCATCGAGCCGAAGTCCAAGGGCGACCAGGAGAAGCTGGGTGTCGCCATCCAGCGTCTCTCGGAGGAGGACCCCTCCTTCCAGGTCCACTCGGACGAGGAGACCGGCCAGACCATCATCGGTGGTATGGGCGAGCTTCACCTCGAGGTGCTCGTCGACCGCATGAAGCGCGAGTTCCGCGTCGAGGCGAACGTCGGCAAGCCGCAGGTCGCGTACCGCGAGACGATCCGTCGGGCCGTCGAGCGCGTGGACTACACCCACAAGAAGCAGACCGGTGGTACCGGTCAGTTCGCCAAGGTGCAGATCGCGATCGAGCCCATCGTGGACGGCGACGCGTCGTACGAGTTCGTGAACAAGGTCACCGGCGGCCGCATCCCCCGGGAGTACATCCCGTCGGTGGACGCGGGTGCGCAGGAGGCCATGCAGTTCGGCATCCTGGCGGGCTACGAGATGACGGGCGTTCGCGTCACGCTTCTCGACGGTGCCTACCACGAGGTCGACTCCTCCGAGCTCGCCTTCAAGATCGCCGGTTCGCAGGCCTTCAAGGAGGCCGCGCGGCAGGCCAAGCCCGTGCTGCTCGAGCCGATGATGGCCGTCGAGGTCACCACGCCCGAGGACTACATGGGCGACGTCATCGGTGACATCAACTCCCGCCGTGGCCAGATCCAGGCCATGGAGGAGCGCAGTGGCGCCCGGGTCGTCAAGGGCCTGGTTCCGCTGTCGGAGATGTTCGGCTACGTCGGAGACCTCCGCAGCAAGACGTCGGGTCGCGCAAGCTACTCGATGCAGTTCGACTCCTACGCCGAGGTTCCGCGGAACGTCGCCGAGGAGATCATCGCGAAGGCCAAGGGCGAGTAG
- the tuf gene encoding elongation factor Tu has translation MAKAKFERTKPHVNIGTIGHIDHGKTTLTAAITKVLHDAYPDLNEASAFDQIDKAPEERQRGITISIAHVEYQTETRHYAHVDCPGHADYIKNMITGAAQMDGAILVVAATDGPMPQTKEHVLLARQVGVPYIVVALNKADMVDDEEILELVELEVRELLSEYEFPGDDVPVVKVSALKALEGDAEWGKSVLDLMKAVDEAIPQPERDVDKPFLMPIEDVFTITGRGTVVTGRIERGVLKVNETVDIIGIKTEKTTTTVTGIEMFRKLLDEGQAGENVGLLLRGIKREDVERGQVIIKPGSVTPHTEFEAQAYILSKDEGGRHTPFFNNYRPQFYFRTTDVTGVVTLPEGTEMVMPGDNTEMKVELIQPVAMEEGLKFAIREGGRTVGAGQVVKITK, from the coding sequence GTGGCGAAGGCGAAGTTCGAGCGGACTAAGCCGCACGTCAACATCGGCACCATCGGTCACATTGACCACGGTAAGACGACCCTCACGGCCGCCATTACCAAGGTGCTGCACGACGCGTACCCCGACCTGAACGAGGCCTCGGCCTTCGACCAGATCGACAAGGCTCCCGAAGAGCGTCAGCGCGGTATCACCATCTCCATCGCGCACGTCGAGTACCAGACGGAGACGCGTCACTACGCCCACGTCGACTGCCCCGGTCACGCGGACTACATCAAGAACATGATCACGGGTGCCGCGCAGATGGACGGCGCCATCCTCGTGGTCGCCGCCACCGACGGCCCGATGCCGCAGACCAAGGAGCACGTGCTCCTGGCCCGCCAGGTCGGCGTTCCGTACATCGTCGTCGCCCTGAACAAGGCCGACATGGTGGACGACGAGGAGATCCTGGAGCTCGTCGAGCTCGAGGTCCGTGAGCTCCTCTCCGAGTACGAGTTCCCGGGCGACGACGTCCCGGTCGTCAAGGTCTCGGCGCTCAAGGCGCTCGAGGGCGACGCCGAGTGGGGCAAGTCCGTCCTCGACCTGATGAAGGCCGTCGACGAGGCCATCCCGCAGCCCGAGCGTGACGTCGACAAGCCGTTCCTGATGCCGATCGAGGACGTCTTCACGATCACCGGTCGTGGCACCGTCGTCACCGGTCGTATCGAGCGTGGTGTCCTGAAGGTCAACGAGACCGTCGACATCATCGGCATCAAGACCGAGAAGACCACCACCACGGTCACCGGCATCGAGATGTTCCGCAAGCTGCTCGACGAGGGCCAGGCCGGTGAGAACGTCGGTCTGCTGCTCCGCGGCATCAAGCGCGAGGACGTCGAGCGCGGCCAGGTCATCATCAAGCCGGGCTCGGTCACCCCGCACACCGAGTTCGAGGCGCAGGCGTACATCCTGTCGAAGGACGAGGGTGGCCGTCACACCCCGTTCTTCAACAACTACCGCCCGCAGTTCTACTTCCGTACGACGGACGTGACCGGCGTCGTGACCCTCCCCGAGGGCACCGAGATGGTCATGCCGGGTGACAACACCGAGATGAAGGTGGAGCTCATCCAGCCCGTCGCCATGGAGGAGGGCCTGAAGTTCGCCATCCGTGAGGGTGGCCGGACCGTCGGCGCCGGCCAGGTCGTCAAGATCACCAAGTAA
- the rpsJ gene encoding 30S ribosomal protein S10 → MAGQKIRIRLKAYDHEVIDSSAKKIVETVTRTGASVAGPVPLPTEKNVYCVIKSPHKYKDSREHFEMRTHKRLIDILDPTPKTVDSLMRLDLPAGVDIEIKL, encoded by the coding sequence ATGGCGGGACAGAAGATCCGCATCCGGCTCAAGGCCTACGACCACGAGGTCATCGACTCCTCGGCGAAGAAGATCGTCGAGACGGTGACGCGTACTGGTGCGTCGGTCGCGGGCCCGGTGCCGCTGCCCACTGAGAAGAACGTGTACTGCGTCATCAAGTCGCCGCACAAGTACAAGGACTCGCGCGAGCACTTCGAGATGCGCACGCACAAGCGCCTGATCGACATCCTCGACCCGACGCCCAAGACCGTTGACTCGCTGATGCGCCTGGACCTTCCGGCCGGCGTTGACATCGAGATCAAGCTCTGA
- the rplC gene encoding 50S ribosomal protein L3 has translation MTKQIKGILGEKLGMTQVWDENNRVVPVTVVKAGPCVVTQVRTNDSDGYESVQIAFGEIDPRKVNKPLKGHFAKADVTPRRHLVEIRTADASEYTLGQELTAETFESGVKVDVTGKSKGKGFAGVMKRHNFGGLGSSHGTQRKHRSPGSIGGCATPGRVFKGLRMAGRMGNERVTTQNLTVHAVDAEKGLLLIKGAVPGPNGGLVLVRTAAKGA, from the coding sequence ATGACCAAGCAGATCAAGGGCATCCTGGGCGAGAAGCTCGGCATGACCCAGGTCTGGGACGAGAACAACCGTGTCGTCCCCGTGACCGTGGTCAAGGCCGGGCCCTGCGTTGTTACCCAGGTCCGTACGAATGACAGCGACGGCTACGAGTCGGTCCAGATCGCCTTCGGCGAGATCGACCCGCGCAAGGTGAACAAGCCCCTCAAGGGTCACTTCGCCAAGGCCGACGTGACCCCCCGTCGCCACCTCGTCGAGATCCGTACCGCTGACGCCAGCGAGTACACCCTCGGCCAGGAGCTGACCGCCGAGACCTTCGAGTCGGGCGTCAAGGTCGACGTGACCGGCAAGAGCAAGGGCAAGGGCTTCGCCGGTGTCATGAAGCGCCACAACTTCGGTGGCCTCGGCTCCAGCCACGGCACCCAGCGCAAGCACCGCTCGCCCGGTTCCATCGGTGGCTGCGCCACCCCGGGCCGTGTGTTCAAGGGCCTCCGCATGGCGGGTCGCATGGGCAACGAGCGGGTCACCACCCAGAACCTGACCGTCCACGCCGTTGACGCGGAGAAGGGCCTGCTGCTCATCAAGGGCGCGGTCCCCGGTCCGAACGGCGGCCTCGTCCTGGTCCGCACTGCGGCCAAGGGGGCTTGA
- the rplD gene encoding 50S ribosomal protein L4: MSTIDILSPAGDKAGTVELPAEIFDVEKISIPLIHQVVVAQLAAARQGTHKTKTRGEVRGGGKKPYRQKGTGRARQGSTRAPQFAGGGVVHGPVPRDYSQRTPKKMKAAALRHALTDRARNERIHVVSDVVAGDVSTKAAKALLGKISERKNVLLVIERENEKALLSARNLPQVHILEPGQLNTYDVLVSDDVVFTQAAFESFVSGPKAADTEGSEA, encoded by the coding sequence ATGAGCACCATTGACATCCTTTCGCCGGCGGGCGACAAGGCCGGGACCGTCGAGCTCCCCGCGGAGATCTTCGACGTTGAGAAGATCAGCATTCCGCTGATCCACCAGGTCGTCGTCGCACAGCTGGCCGCTGCCCGCCAGGGCACGCACAAGACCAAGACCCGCGGCGAGGTCCGTGGCGGTGGCAAGAAGCCGTACCGCCAGAAGGGCACCGGCCGCGCCCGTCAGGGTTCGACCCGTGCGCCGCAGTTCGCCGGTGGTGGCGTCGTGCACGGTCCCGTGCCGCGCGACTACTCGCAGCGGACCCCGAAGAAGATGAAGGCCGCGGCCCTGCGCCACGCCCTCACCGACCGGGCCCGCAACGAGCGCATCCACGTCGTCTCCGACGTGGTCGCGGGCGACGTCTCCACCAAGGCCGCGAAGGCTCTCCTCGGCAAGATCAGCGAGCGCAAGAACGTGCTCCTGGTCATCGAGCGGGAGAACGAGAAGGCCCTGCTGTCCGCCCGCAACCTGCCCCAGGTCCACATCCTGGAGCCGGGCCAGCTGAACACGTACGACGTTCTCGTCTCGGACGACGTGGTCTTCACCCAGGCCGCGTTCGAGTCCTTCGTGTCTGGCCCCAAGGCCGCTGACACCGAAGGGAGCGAGGCCTGA
- the rplW gene encoding 50S ribosomal protein L23 — translation MAIRHPAIASKAAKAAKAARVAKAKRHATEGKNTVETPLSKSFTDPRDVLLKPVVSEKSYALLDEGKYTFVVAPGANKTQIKQAVEAVFSVKVTGVNTLNRQGKRKRTRTGFGKRADSKRAIVTLAEGDRIDIFGQAS, via the coding sequence ATGGCTATCCGTCACCCCGCTATCGCCTCGAAGGCCGCTAAGGCCGCCAAGGCCGCGCGCGTCGCCAAGGCGAAGCGCCACGCCACCGAGGGCAAGAACACCGTCGAGACGCCGCTGAGCAAGTCCTTCACGGACCCCCGTGACGTGCTCCTCAAGCCGGTCGTCTCCGAGAAGAGCTACGCGCTGCTCGACGAGGGCAAGTACACCTTCGTCGTCGCGCCTGGCGCCAACAAGACCCAGATCAAGCAGGCCGTCGAGGCGGTCTTCTCGGTCAAGGTCACCGGCGTCAACACGCTCAACCGCCAGGGCAAGCGCAAGCGCACTCGTACGGGCTTCGGCAAGCGTGCCGACTCCAAGCGCGCGATCGTGACCCTCGCTGAGGGCGACCGTATCGACATCTTCGGCCAGGCCTCCTAA